In a genomic window of Leishmania mexicana MHOM/GT/2001/U1103 complete genome, chromosome 30:
- a CDS encoding sodium stibogluconate resistance protein,putative, translating into MGNRQSSVPLEGEGHPEVYYRGVKAAQEGRFTVSEVYFVQALTRHPGRNFWDTFTKAVLLKERRAGFEGGGASLSKNGVEEDVDAGPAVDGPLGPCNDVQPKTVLEGSVTDKADELPSSGDRDDGGDSAGQADARTNGAPPVCDTKVVDVFLPLDGDLTDIMDYYRLLADIGHTYLQLIPSTAHVEKVTGLGARYCIFTITHTQMLLHCLALWKEAKLGDGGGFIDYAKVRSLNLATGVAELSAQLSSDSHRSDQGQQKWRTIDRTASLLFTLQLLEANCRYYCLVFLVNYCCVLLRSYSCLTDQRKANRVHANIVEHLDMVSRLVLDLAEEYPNEYLSRLIMTSLPKPSNFDRECLSSMGASSHMSSQKILSFGSDQHRHLYASGYPWSPTQSALIPLILARNVRLNVQENVSRHSQVQLRSPAERLSYHYTRWNFNSELVIVPGCSLYMLKKSLPGFVPGKSTFAHYATMAEHEELHLPAATADIHWQRGSAAVSVPGDGGAAVPGSHRNPRRSEDSAGAEKRDALTKKCEERLIKKRRYINTDLHLTDERTCVALCLEEACAIALPGVLLGSMLRKMSGDTTDVDVFSVERTLVMGIYGPASSEWHVIASILQKHLEE; encoded by the coding sequence ATGGGCAACAGGCAGTCGTCGGTGCCGTTGGAGGGCGAGGGGCACCCGGAGGTGTATTACCGCGGCGTGAAGGCCGCGCAAGAAGGCCGCTTCACCGTGTCGGAGGTGTACTTTGTGCAGGCGCTGACACGGCACCCCGGGCGGAACTTCTGGGACACGTTCAcaaaggcggtgctgctgaaggagcgccgcgccggtttcgagggcggcggcgcgtcgcTGTCGAAGAacggtgtggaggaggacgtcgACGCAGGCCCGGCCGTTGACGGCCCGCTGGGCCCGTGCAACGATGTGCAGCCGAAGACCGTGCTTGAGGGCAGTGTGACGGACAAGGCAGACGAGCTGCCGAGCAGCGGTGACAgggacgacggcggcgactcTGCGGGGCAGGCGGACGCACGGACGAACGGTGCACCGCCCGTGTGCGATACCAAGGTGGTCGACGTCTTCCTGCCGCTTGATGGGGACCTGACTGACATCATGGACTACTATCGGTTGCTCGCTGATATTGGGCACACGTACCTACAGCTGATCCCCTCCACAGCACACGTGGAGAAGGTCACTGGGCTCGGCGCGCGCTACTGCATCTTCACCATCACCCACACTCagatgctgctgcactgTCTGGCGCTGTGGAAGGAGGCCAAgctcggcgacggtggcggcttTATTGACTACGCGAAGGTGCGCAGCCTGAACCTTGCCACGGGCGTCGCCGAGCTCTCTGCCCAGTTAAGCTCCGACTCGCACCGCTCCGATCAAGGGCAGCAGAAGTGGCGCACGATCGATcgcacggcgtcgctgctttTCACTCTtcagctgctggaggcgaaCTGCCGCTACTACTGTCTTGTCTTCCTTGTGAACTACTGCTGCGTTTTGCTGCGGAGCTACAGCTGCCTGACGGACCAGAGGAAGGCCAATCGCGTTCACGCCAACATTGTGGAGCACCTGGACATGGTGAGCCGGCTGGTCTTGGACCTCGCGGAGGAGTACCCGAACGAGTACCTGAGTCGGCTGATCATGACGAGCCTGCCGAAGCCGTCGAACTTCGACCGCGAATGTCTCAGCTCGATGGGTGCCAGCTCCCACATGAGTAGCCAGAAGATTCTCTCCTTTGGCAGCgatcagcaccgccacctgtACGCCTCCGGCTACCCGTGGTCCCCTACGCAGTCAGCGCTGATTCCGCTGATCCTGGCTCGCAATGTTCGTCTGAATGTTCAGGAGAACGTGAGCCGTCATTCtcaggtgcagctgcgctccCCCGCAGAGCGCCTGAGCTACCACTACACGAGGTGGAACTTCAACTCCGAACTCGTGATCGTACCTGGGTGCAGTCTGTACATGCTGAAGAAGTCGCTGCCCGGGTTTGTGCCTGGAAAGAGCACCTTTGCGCACTATGCCACCATGGCGGAGCATGAGGAGCTTCACCTGCCTGCAGCCACTGCCGATATCCACTGGCAGAGGGGCAGTGctgctgtgtctgtgccaggggacggcggtgctgcagtgccCGGCTCACACCGGAACCCCCGGAGATCGGAGGACAGCGCTGGTGCCGAGAAGCGGGATGCGCTTACGAAGAAGTGCGAGGAGAGGCTGATAAAAAAGCGGCGGTACATCAACACGGACCTCCATCTCACCGATGAGCGTACGTGCGTCGCCCTTTGCTTGGAGGAGGCATGCGCTATCGCTCTTCCGGGAGTGCTTCTCGGATCCATGCTACGCAAGATGTCGGGTGACACTACTGACGTTGATGTTTTTAGCGTCGAAAGAACTCTTGTTATGGGGATATATGGCCCTGCCTCTAGCGAGTGGCACGTCATTGCATCCATCTTGCAAAAGCATCTGGAAGAGTAA